A single Saccharolobus shibatae B12 DNA region contains:
- a CDS encoding sulfurtransferase TusA family protein, protein MIEEMDLTSFECPEPFMKVVAKLMKIENGELKIRYKDPKCREMLLEAMKLMNCKVLEDSQQDEIFFMHIKKESSSSEKPKKIELTGGC, encoded by the coding sequence ATGATTGAAGAAATGGATTTAACTTCGTTTGAATGCCCTGAGCCTTTCATGAAGGTAGTTGCAAAACTCATGAAGATAGAGAATGGAGAACTTAAGATTAGGTATAAGGATCCCAAATGCAGGGAAATGCTGCTGGAGGCTATGAAGCTAATGAATTGCAAGGTTCTTGAGGATTCACAACAAGATGAGATATTTTTTATGCATATTAAAAAAGAAAGTAGTAGTTCTGAAAAGCCTAAAAAAATCGAACTAACTGGAGGTTGCTGA
- a CDS encoding helix-turn-helix domain-containing protein, with protein sequence MSLKLSESKEAIRCCYKISDTDVECLFKLVELNRPISAEELASIMKLSKTTVENSLKKLIEIGLIVRNKDGEEGKRIGRPKYLYAVIHNAESKIKQDLTNCASKILSATSS encoded by the coding sequence ATGAGTTTAAAACTTTCAGAAAGCAAAGAGGCAATAAGATGTTGTTATAAAATATCAGATACTGATGTTGAGTGCCTATTTAAATTAGTTGAGCTTAACAGACCAATTTCCGCTGAAGAGCTAGCTTCCATAATGAAACTCAGTAAAACTACAGTTGAAAATAGTCTAAAGAAATTAATAGAAATAGGGTTGATAGTTAGGAATAAGGATGGAGAGGAAGGGAAGAGAATAGGGAGACCTAAATATCTATATGCGGTAATACATAATGCTGAGAGTAAAATAAAACAAGATTTAACTAACTGTGCTTCTAAGATACTGTCAGCAACCTCCAGTTAG
- a CDS encoding YHS domain-containing protein, giving the protein MKVICPVCNRLFEAECTPYTTDYNSIKYYFDTEICMLAFLREPDRFAFKCKKNEG; this is encoded by the coding sequence ATGAAGGTCATATGCCCAGTATGTAATAGGTTGTTTGAAGCTGAATGTACTCCCTATACTACTGACTATAATAGTATTAAGTACTATTTTGACACTGAAATATGTATGTTAGCCTTTTTAAGAGAACCGGATAGATTTGCCTTTAAATGTAAGAAAAACGAAGGTTAA
- a CDS encoding CoA-binding protein, translated as MENEEEVIREVLLKYKNVATVGFSKDPSKAAFQVPKFLMDHGYNVIPVNPSASEILGKKSYPSILDVPDKVEIVEIFRPSNEVPKIVDQVLERVNKVGDVKVIWMQEGIRNDEAAEKARKAGLIVIQDRCMYREYMKKIYNVNNPPPVSSLKNS; from the coding sequence ATGGAGAACGAAGAGGAAGTCATAAGGGAAGTTTTACTTAAATATAAAAATGTAGCAACTGTTGGATTCTCTAAAGATCCATCTAAAGCAGCTTTTCAAGTGCCCAAGTTTTTGATGGATCATGGATATAACGTTATACCAGTAAATCCATCTGCGAGTGAAATATTAGGTAAAAAGTCTTATCCATCGATTCTCGACGTACCGGATAAGGTCGAAATCGTTGAGATATTTAGACCATCAAATGAGGTACCTAAAATTGTTGATCAAGTTTTGGAGAGAGTTAATAAGGTTGGTGACGTAAAGGTAATATGGATGCAGGAAGGTATTAGAAATGATGAGGCTGCGGAAAAGGCTAGAAAAGCAGGACTTATAGTTATTCAAGATAGGTGTATGTATAGGGAATACATGAAAAAAATATATAATGTAAATAATCCTCCCCCAGTATCATCCTTAAAAAATAGTTAA